The proteins below come from a single Candidatus Binatia bacterium genomic window:
- a CDS encoding polysaccharide export protein gives MTIFRAGVVVALVGFVAAGCSAKRADGWEPVEHEKQAALEKASAPQVTHALADSPAVDLARLRRVYDDRTRTGGAWDYPIGTGDLIEISVPAMSELELETVRVSSSGTVSLPMLEDVRASGLTEKQFKAELRRALSRYMHNPHVSVHVKEYRSRQVGVLGSVDSPGLHTAKSADATILDMISEAGGLTDDSTQRLLFIPAERVSAEDSLALSGLVTEKLESANVDMARFDDLEATPMLQASDPIVIDLEKMNRRSAQFALAVPVRPGDTIMALGGGQIFVQGWVEEPGAQKMARGLTLLGAIAAAGGTSYPAQKSTVQVLREQSGSDRVVKIVDLEDIEQGRAEDIRLREGDLVIVEAEGAKLVGYGVYQFFSNVMRVGVSLASPF, from the coding sequence GTGACGATCTTCCGCGCAGGCGTGGTCGTGGCCCTGGTCGGGTTCGTGGCCGCGGGTTGCTCCGCGAAGCGAGCCGATGGCTGGGAGCCGGTGGAGCATGAGAAGCAGGCCGCCTTGGAAAAGGCGAGCGCGCCTCAGGTGACCCATGCTCTCGCCGATTCGCCGGCCGTAGATCTGGCGCGCCTGCGCCGCGTCTACGACGACCGAACGCGCACCGGCGGAGCCTGGGACTATCCCATCGGTACCGGCGATCTCATCGAGATCTCGGTTCCCGCCATGTCCGAACTCGAACTGGAGACGGTTCGGGTGTCGAGTTCTGGAACCGTCTCCCTGCCGATGCTGGAGGACGTTCGCGCATCCGGGCTCACTGAAAAGCAGTTCAAAGCGGAGCTCCGGCGGGCACTGTCCCGCTACATGCACAACCCACACGTGTCTGTGCATGTGAAGGAGTACCGCAGCCGACAGGTCGGCGTACTCGGCTCGGTTGACAGCCCAGGGTTGCACACCGCCAAGAGCGCGGACGCCACGATTCTCGACATGATCTCCGAGGCGGGCGGCTTGACCGACGACTCGACGCAGCGCCTCTTGTTCATCCCGGCCGAGCGCGTGTCGGCCGAGGATAGCCTTGCTCTCAGCGGTCTCGTCACCGAAAAGCTCGAGTCCGCGAATGTCGACATGGCGAGGTTCGACGACCTGGAGGCGACTCCGATGTTGCAGGCCTCCGACCCGATCGTCATCGATCTCGAAAAGATGAACCGGCGATCGGCACAGTTCGCGTTGGCCGTGCCGGTGCGGCCGGGCGACACGATCATGGCTCTGGGCGGCGGTCAGATCTTCGTGCAGGGCTGGGTCGAGGAACCCGGCGCGCAGAAGATGGCCCGCGGTCTCACATTGCTTGGGGCGATCGCCGCGGCCGGTGGGACTTCGTATCCCGCGCAGAAGTCGACGGTCCAGGTTCTCCGCGAGCAGAGCGGCTCGGATCGAGTCGTCAAGATCGTCGACCTCGAAGACATCGAACAAGGCCGGGCCGAGGACATTCGACTGCGAGAAGGCGATCTGGTGATCGTCGAGGCAGAGGGCGCGAAGCTCGTTGGTTACGGCGTCTACCAGTTTTTCTCGAACGTGATGCGCGTTGGCGTTTCACTCGCGAGTCCATTCTAG
- a CDS encoding polysaccharide biosynthesis tyrosine autokinase gives MRQLTTNPIPPNGQVPAHPAASPQPIHLDIPVDPYAADEEPRFVEYWRLIRSGWKWVVAGAGVAALGALAYVLLVTPLYTAESKIMIERRAQNALNIEELLADGMSGDESNYYRTQEQILKSRTLTVDVIRNLGLDRNPDFIAQEGASTGLVSGWVASLRGLVSGDPPKRSDPSGIARDVIRQYQEDLSISPVTRTKLAVVRFTTPDPVLSAEIVNSHVSAYITQGLRLRSEANDEARIFLHEKLSEIKEKLQTSEAALNAYRRDKGIISLDDKENIVVDRLADLNDLLTEAEARRINLEADVKLIKSRAYDSLPAVTSNTLIQALKGQLAEKEGEYVEVAAQFKMAYPPVKQAKAEVDALRKRLDGEIEQVVGSIESKYLAAADHEEQLREAMDKQKEAALSMKDAAVDYAILEREAETNEQLYDEILQRMKEIGVVAAVQASNVSIIDAATPPEHPSSPQKLRTLLLALLMGTGLGAGFVLGRDLLDQSVKNSDEVERYLHLPSLGIVPDFEALPAGAAVYGYGHGSRRKQKAIPVDQSKEIEYEEIPAAEAIRSASKAEAQDTTAVEVGGGQMKLVGSVPQADSSLVLAQGNDSVVAEAYRTLRTAILFSTPEQAPQVMMFTSALESEGKTTSSLNTAIVFARMGSRVLVIDADMRRASCHRRFGVTNDYGLSEVLTGQKDAPEAIKKTSVEGVFMLTAGSLPPNPTELLASKAMQELLAESAGAFDYVIVDSPPVMAVNDAVVIAHMVDGVVMVVRAHHTPRKILQRAEARLLQARAHVLGVLLNKVDARTDHYATYYGGKYYSSYYSNEETRSGDGAESA, from the coding sequence ATGAGGCAACTGACCACGAATCCCATTCCCCCGAATGGCCAGGTGCCGGCCCACCCGGCAGCCAGCCCGCAGCCGATCCACCTGGATATCCCCGTCGACCCGTACGCGGCGGACGAGGAGCCACGCTTCGTCGAGTATTGGCGACTCATTCGGAGCGGCTGGAAGTGGGTCGTCGCCGGGGCCGGTGTCGCTGCGCTCGGTGCTTTGGCCTACGTGCTGCTCGTCACTCCGCTGTACACGGCGGAGTCCAAGATCATGATCGAGCGGCGCGCGCAGAACGCTTTGAACATCGAGGAACTCCTCGCGGACGGTATGTCCGGCGACGAGTCGAACTACTACCGCACGCAAGAGCAGATCCTGAAGAGCCGCACGCTCACTGTCGACGTAATCCGGAACCTCGGTCTCGATCGAAACCCGGATTTCATCGCCCAGGAGGGTGCGTCGACCGGACTCGTGTCGGGGTGGGTCGCGAGCCTTCGCGGGCTCGTTTCGGGTGACCCGCCGAAGCGGTCCGATCCCTCCGGTATCGCGCGCGACGTCATTCGGCAGTATCAGGAGGATCTCTCGATCTCTCCGGTGACCCGCACGAAACTCGCTGTCGTTCGTTTCACGACGCCGGATCCGGTCCTGTCAGCCGAGATCGTGAACTCGCACGTGAGCGCCTACATCACCCAGGGTTTGCGCCTCCGGAGTGAGGCCAATGACGAAGCGCGGATCTTTCTCCACGAGAAGCTCTCGGAGATCAAAGAGAAGCTCCAGACGTCCGAGGCCGCGCTCAATGCCTATCGGCGGGACAAGGGGATCATCTCTCTCGACGACAAGGAGAACATCGTCGTCGATCGGCTCGCCGATTTGAACGACCTCCTGACCGAGGCCGAGGCTCGGCGCATCAACCTCGAAGCAGACGTCAAGCTCATCAAGTCGCGCGCGTACGACTCGTTGCCTGCGGTGACGAGCAACACACTGATCCAGGCGCTCAAGGGTCAGCTCGCCGAGAAGGAAGGCGAGTACGTCGAGGTCGCGGCGCAGTTCAAGATGGCGTATCCGCCGGTCAAGCAGGCAAAGGCCGAAGTGGATGCGCTGAGAAAGCGCCTCGATGGGGAAATCGAGCAGGTTGTCGGCTCGATCGAGTCGAAATACCTCGCTGCCGCCGACCACGAAGAGCAGCTCCGCGAGGCGATGGACAAGCAGAAGGAGGCGGCTCTCTCGATGAAGGACGCCGCCGTCGACTACGCGATCTTGGAGCGGGAAGCCGAGACGAACGAGCAGCTGTACGACGAGATCCTCCAGCGTATGAAGGAGATCGGTGTCGTGGCGGCGGTTCAGGCGTCGAACGTTTCGATCATCGACGCAGCGACGCCCCCGGAGCATCCGTCTTCGCCGCAGAAGCTCCGCACGCTTCTGCTCGCGCTCCTGATGGGAACCGGCCTTGGTGCGGGTTTCGTCCTCGGAAGAGATCTCCTCGACCAATCCGTCAAGAACTCGGATGAAGTCGAGCGCTACCTCCACTTGCCCAGCCTCGGCATCGTCCCCGATTTCGAAGCGTTGCCTGCGGGAGCGGCCGTGTACGGATACGGTCACGGTTCGCGCCGCAAGCAGAAGGCGATCCCAGTCGATCAGTCCAAGGAAATCGAATACGAGGAGATTCCGGCCGCGGAAGCCATCCGGTCCGCCTCGAAGGCGGAGGCGCAGGATACGACGGCAGTCGAGGTCGGCGGAGGTCAGATGAAGCTCGTCGGGTCGGTCCCGCAAGCAGACTCGTCCCTCGTGCTCGCGCAGGGAAACGACTCCGTAGTGGCGGAGGCCTACCGGACGTTGCGCACGGCCATCCTTTTCTCGACGCCGGAGCAGGCTCCGCAGGTCATGATGTTCACGAGCGCACTCGAGTCTGAGGGGAAGACGACGAGTAGCTTGAACACGGCGATCGTCTTCGCACGGATGGGCTCTCGCGTCCTCGTCATCGATGCCGACATGCGACGTGCGAGCTGTCATCGCCGGTTCGGTGTGACGAATGATTACGGACTCTCGGAGGTGTTGACGGGACAGAAGGATGCGCCGGAAGCGATCAAGAAGACGTCGGTCGAAGGCGTCTTCATGCTGACCGCGGGCTCCTTGCCTCCGAACCCGACGGAGCTTCTCGCATCCAAGGCGATGCAGGAACTCCTGGCGGAATCGGCCGGGGCGTTCGACTACGTAATCGTCGACTCACCGCCCGTCATGGCCGTGAACGACGCCGTCGTCATCGCGCATATGGTCGATGGTGTGGTGATGGTCGTTCGAGCGCATCATACGCCGCGCAAGATTCTACAGCGCGCCGAGGCCAGACTTCTTCAGGCGCGGGCGCACGTTCTGGGCGTCCTTCTGAACAAGGTCGACGCGCGGACCGACCACTATGCGACCTATTACGGTGGTAAGTACTACTCTTCGTACTACTCGAACGAAGAGACCCGCAGTGGCGACGGCGCCGAGTCGGCTTAG
- a CDS encoding O-antigen ligase family protein, translating into MRRQQVGHWCDRAIIAGLGFVIVFGPFAFGAIHPWAYGLLEVVAALLVLVWVGKLEFWGTPSEKLPTVPREIWIPVAGFLSIAVLQVVPLPPGVLRVISPATYEMYATALPGWPDKAPYEEVVRDLIARDDLGVQAAALSRPVSLPTARDVERFGLDSIVPDAWGRLPGEPLLEHNERSQLERWVDRDHNGFASSWRTLSIDPARTAAELLKILTYLALFSVVSFYPLARGSREDTRFQRRLLRILAFTAIAVAAVGLLQRFAWNGRILWVFVPWDWGVPRPTSPQTSGPFVSRNNFGGYLALTLPLVLVPFLTPSRMDLRGRRTWTRVLFGAGAALTAAALLFSLSRGAWVASAVSIGVLLLGLSRRLAPEQLPRFLRSKRAGAAAACACAAAILFLILVPTGGSELGSDIDRRLEQSVTNSVSWDSRAAFWLDSLPMIGDFAAFGVGLGSWGAIFPRYDGSFFFGTQARRAHNDYVQLLSETGILGALLLLGACVAIGVRLHRATRERSEDALAPGLAIGAGLVALAIHEFVDFDLQMPGIAVTATVLLGLGLRGSWRGVAREGAWARLPAVLALASIVYLGAVLMQPALRPYTPVSPGVVAALRAIDRRPTESPAHLALGVELAEVGPGLARPALDAAVELNPNSPGPRDARAVVVAQLGEEEQALRDIEESMFRAPARSQHPLFLSTAVAWLPLESRTAAERGLKRAVDGAGYRAAMALAGFYSGVHDRKAAAVAWEQAAELSPKRPYAATMLRLAGLELTRAGEWGGAEELLERSIDLDPGAFPARALLISQVLARRPDLSEARAQVQEGIEAGADSYELDLALAEAARGVGDAQVERSVLEAAAAQRPNDVRGHYRLGLSYYRAKLWDKAARSMDLATRAAPDYGPAWFYLGLTSENAYRFDAAERAFKRALVADPEDDGYRRHYDRFLVRLKNG; encoded by the coding sequence GTGCGCCGCCAGCAGGTAGGCCATTGGTGCGACCGGGCCATCATCGCGGGCCTTGGGTTCGTCATCGTCTTCGGGCCTTTTGCGTTCGGTGCCATCCATCCGTGGGCCTACGGGTTGTTGGAGGTCGTTGCGGCGCTCCTGGTTCTCGTCTGGGTTGGGAAGCTCGAGTTCTGGGGCACGCCGAGTGAGAAGCTTCCGACCGTTCCCCGCGAGATCTGGATCCCGGTCGCAGGCTTCTTGAGCATTGCGGTCTTACAGGTCGTCCCGCTGCCTCCGGGCGTTCTTCGGGTCATCTCGCCCGCGACCTACGAGATGTATGCCACCGCCCTTCCCGGATGGCCGGACAAGGCTCCGTACGAGGAGGTCGTGCGGGACCTGATCGCGCGAGATGACCTGGGCGTTCAGGCTGCGGCTCTGAGCCGGCCCGTCTCGTTGCCCACCGCCCGTGATGTGGAACGCTTCGGGCTGGACTCGATCGTGCCCGATGCCTGGGGCCGCCTCCCGGGCGAGCCACTGCTCGAGCACAACGAACGGAGCCAGCTCGAACGTTGGGTCGACCGCGACCACAACGGGTTTGCGAGTTCCTGGCGGACTCTGTCGATCGATCCGGCACGGACGGCTGCGGAGCTCCTCAAGATTCTGACGTACCTGGCGCTTTTCTCGGTCGTGAGCTTCTATCCGCTCGCTCGCGGTTCGCGCGAAGACACGCGGTTTCAACGCCGACTCCTCCGCATCCTGGCGTTCACCGCGATCGCCGTTGCTGCGGTCGGCCTTCTGCAGCGTTTCGCGTGGAACGGTCGGATCCTCTGGGTTTTCGTGCCGTGGGATTGGGGTGTGCCGCGGCCGACCAGTCCACAGACGAGTGGGCCCTTCGTCAGTCGGAACAACTTCGGTGGCTATTTGGCGCTGACGTTGCCGCTGGTTCTCGTTCCCTTCCTGACCCCCAGTCGGATGGACCTGCGGGGACGACGGACGTGGACGAGGGTGCTCTTCGGCGCGGGCGCGGCTCTGACGGCGGCCGCTCTGTTGTTCAGCCTCTCGCGCGGAGCGTGGGTCGCGTCGGCCGTGAGCATCGGAGTGCTTCTGCTCGGGCTGTCCCGCCGGTTGGCGCCTGAGCAGCTTCCGAGATTCCTGCGCTCCAAGCGAGCCGGTGCCGCGGCGGCGTGCGCCTGTGCGGCGGCAATTCTGTTTCTGATTCTCGTCCCGACGGGTGGGTCGGAGCTGGGCAGTGATATCGACCGGAGGCTTGAACAGAGCGTGACCAACTCGGTGAGCTGGGATTCCCGAGCGGCGTTTTGGCTCGATTCCCTTCCGATGATCGGCGACTTCGCGGCTTTCGGAGTCGGGCTGGGTTCTTGGGGTGCGATCTTCCCGAGGTACGACGGGTCCTTCTTCTTCGGAACGCAGGCCCGCCGCGCCCACAATGACTACGTGCAGCTTCTTTCCGAGACGGGGATCCTCGGGGCGCTGCTCTTGCTCGGGGCGTGCGTCGCCATTGGCGTCCGGTTGCACCGCGCGACGCGGGAACGCTCTGAGGATGCGCTCGCGCCGGGGCTCGCGATCGGTGCCGGACTGGTGGCTCTCGCGATTCACGAGTTCGTAGACTTCGACCTGCAGATGCCGGGAATCGCGGTCACGGCGACGGTGCTGTTGGGCCTCGGCCTGCGGGGGAGTTGGCGCGGCGTGGCCCGTGAGGGGGCTTGGGCCCGGTTGCCGGCTGTTCTCGCGCTCGCGTCGATCGTCTATCTCGGCGCCGTCCTGATGCAGCCCGCGCTGCGTCCGTACACTCCGGTCTCTCCCGGGGTCGTCGCGGCTCTGCGGGCGATCGATCGCCGCCCAACGGAATCGCCCGCGCACCTCGCGCTGGGTGTCGAACTCGCAGAGGTCGGGCCCGGGCTCGCTCGCCCAGCGCTCGACGCCGCGGTCGAGCTGAATCCGAACAGCCCCGGGCCACGGGATGCACGCGCCGTCGTCGTCGCTCAGCTCGGTGAGGAGGAACAGGCCCTGCGGGACATCGAGGAGTCGATGTTCCGCGCGCCCGCCCGATCACAACACCCGCTGTTCCTCTCGACTGCGGTCGCGTGGCTACCGCTCGAGAGCCGCACCGCGGCCGAGCGGGGACTGAAGCGTGCGGTCGATGGTGCCGGGTACCGAGCAGCCATGGCTTTGGCCGGCTTCTACTCCGGCGTTCATGACCGAAAGGCTGCGGCGGTTGCGTGGGAACAGGCCGCCGAGCTCTCGCCCAAACGGCCCTACGCGGCGACGATGCTGCGATTGGCGGGGCTGGAACTGACCCGTGCCGGTGAGTGGGGTGGTGCCGAGGAACTGCTCGAGCGTTCGATCGACCTGGATCCCGGCGCGTTTCCCGCTCGGGCTCTCTTGATCTCACAGGTTCTCGCCCGTCGGCCCGATCTGAGTGAGGCGCGGGCACAGGTGCAAGAGGGCATTGAAGCCGGTGCCGACTCGTACGAGCTCGATCTGGCGCTCGCAGAAGCGGCTCGAGGAGTTGGAGACGCGCAGGTCGAACGGTCGGTCCTCGAGGCGGCCGCAGCGCAGAGGCCGAATGACGTTCGTGGTCACTATCGACTCGGGCTTTCGTACTACCGAGCGAAGCTCTGGGACAAGGCGGCGCGATCGATGGACCTCGCCACGCGAGCAGCGCCGGACTACGGGCCCGCCTGGTTCTATCTCGGGCTCACGTCCGAGAACGCCTATCGTTTCGATGCGGCGGAGAGAGCCTTCAAGCGAGCGCTCGTCGCGGACCCGGAGGACGACGGCTACCGCCGACACTACGACCGGTTCCTGGTCCGCCTGAAGAACGGATGA
- the wzy gene encoding O-antigen polysaccharide polymerase Wzy: MTPVAATKQHRASPKVASLASLAAQPALMLSVALLGISFVTPAPQSIVFGTLALSSLAAGLAGLVDYELRHPLTWFSGAFLLYSVSAPILYLMGVYDRPLPHTQALQIEYVGLAAFALGAGPKRFALNTRTFPMTPNLSTAAGVLLAITSVLIVLSILGVADSGLVGKMAKNVVGSWVWKLDFLYTFGNTFFTLFALSRIAEGRPFPIGVLAVYAVLSIGGLLVLGERDLIARLVLTALILYSSTIRQIRPLMLVSLTLAGAVAITSAGEFRSYFLDGRGVQSGVYDRLNTRSSGKAMIAAALGGEFRTAGENLAQLVQHVPSDYPYRFGLGTLGDSMDAISVGVITDRAAHETRNLASWFSQTFYPALYRRGGGAGFTLVGQGWIDGGWIGVIVLMWLVGRASRWLLLLSSTSLIGFAFYLNLIPIAVYAIRQTTTVVLSQGMKHVLVAVLLAQLLAYLLSPARTGRPLMHNQSPSRG, encoded by the coding sequence ATGACGCCGGTCGCAGCAACCAAGCAGCACAGGGCCTCACCCAAGGTCGCCTCGCTCGCCAGCCTCGCCGCTCAGCCCGCGCTGATGCTGTCGGTGGCCCTTCTCGGCATTTCCTTCGTGACCCCGGCTCCCCAGTCGATCGTGTTCGGAACGCTCGCCCTGTCCTCCTTGGCTGCCGGCTTGGCCGGCCTGGTCGACTACGAGCTTCGACACCCCCTCACGTGGTTCAGCGGTGCCTTCCTTCTGTATTCCGTCTCGGCACCGATCCTCTACCTCATGGGGGTTTACGATCGCCCGCTTCCCCACACGCAAGCTCTTCAAATCGAGTACGTCGGTCTGGCGGCGTTCGCGCTCGGCGCCGGCCCGAAGCGATTCGCGCTGAACACGCGGACGTTCCCGATGACGCCCAACCTCAGCACGGCCGCCGGAGTCCTGCTCGCGATCACTTCCGTGCTGATCGTGCTCTCGATCCTGGGCGTAGCCGACTCCGGCCTCGTCGGGAAAATGGCGAAGAACGTGGTCGGGTCGTGGGTCTGGAAGCTCGACTTTCTGTACACCTTCGGAAACACCTTCTTCACGCTGTTCGCGCTGAGCCGGATTGCCGAGGGCCGGCCCTTTCCCATCGGAGTCCTCGCGGTCTACGCCGTGTTGTCGATCGGCGGTCTTCTCGTCCTCGGCGAGCGCGACCTGATCGCTCGCCTCGTGCTGACGGCCCTGATCCTCTACTCCTCGACGATCCGACAGATCCGCCCGCTCATGTTGGTCTCCCTCACTCTCGCGGGCGCGGTAGCGATCACCTCCGCGGGCGAGTTCCGTAGCTACTTCCTCGACGGGCGCGGCGTGCAGTCCGGCGTGTACGACCGCCTGAACACCCGGTCCTCCGGGAAGGCGATGATCGCCGCCGCATTGGGTGGAGAGTTCCGAACCGCCGGAGAGAATCTCGCCCAACTCGTTCAGCATGTCCCGTCCGACTATCCCTACCGCTTCGGGTTGGGGACACTCGGCGACAGCATGGATGCGATCTCCGTTGGCGTCATCACCGATCGCGCAGCACATGAGACCAGGAACCTGGCTTCCTGGTTCTCGCAGACCTTCTACCCTGCCCTCTACCGACGGGGCGGTGGAGCCGGCTTCACCCTGGTCGGCCAAGGTTGGATCGATGGCGGCTGGATCGGCGTAATCGTACTCATGTGGCTCGTTGGACGCGCATCGCGGTGGCTGCTCCTCCTGTCGAGCACCTCCCTGATCGGCTTCGCCTTCTACCTGAACCTGATCCCCATTGCGGTCTACGCGATTCGCCAGACGACCACGGTCGTTCTCTCACAGGGGATGAAACACGTCCTGGTGGCTGTGCTGCTTGCGCAACTGTTGGCGTACCTGCTGTCCCCGGCCCGTACGGGCCGGCCACTGATGCACAACCAGAGCCCGTCGCGCGGCTGA
- a CDS encoding glycosyltransferase family 4 protein codes for MKAIIIINEDFSAWKLRGNLIRELVARGVDVAVACPTGDYISHITELGARHIPLPMYRFTSPAADLKLCRDIYTLVKREQPDIVHTMSIKPNTFGAIAAKLAGAPRVVALVCGLGFAFQSGGGLGQRIQRQVAVALYRLAGRTYDGVWFANPDDLELFVDLKVVSRDRALLTKGEGVNIQRYSPDEVGPDATARLRSEFDIPESCVIVLMMVARVVWPKGVRQFVETGKLARDWGIPTHFLLVGPMEPESPDAVPPEYLEQNAGNNLTHVGFRSDVRELIALADIVTLPSFYREGCPLVLIEGLAMGKPIVTTDHVGCRQVVEEGENGFLVPIEDTDKFSTAVRTLAFDPFLRRNQGIRSREKARREFADELVMTQVMTQLYGLAPRQAAASGHSA; via the coding sequence ATGAAGGCGATCATCATCATCAATGAGGACTTCTCGGCGTGGAAGCTACGCGGGAATCTCATCAGAGAACTCGTCGCACGCGGGGTCGACGTCGCCGTGGCCTGCCCGACCGGAGACTACATCTCCCACATCACCGAGCTCGGAGCGCGCCACATCCCGCTGCCCATGTATCGATTCACGAGCCCGGCGGCGGACCTGAAACTGTGCCGGGACATCTACACGCTCGTGAAGAGGGAACAGCCCGACATCGTCCACACGATGTCCATCAAGCCGAACACCTTCGGTGCGATCGCTGCAAAGCTCGCCGGCGCCCCGCGGGTCGTGGCGCTCGTCTGCGGCCTGGGCTTCGCCTTCCAAAGCGGAGGTGGCCTCGGCCAACGAATCCAACGACAAGTGGCCGTCGCGCTCTACCGACTTGCGGGACGAACCTACGACGGCGTCTGGTTTGCAAACCCGGATGACCTCGAACTGTTCGTCGACCTCAAGGTCGTGTCACGCGACCGCGCTCTCCTGACGAAGGGCGAAGGCGTAAACATCCAACGCTATTCGCCCGACGAAGTCGGCCCCGACGCAACAGCGCGGCTCCGATCCGAATTCGACATCCCAGAGTCCTGCGTGATCGTTCTCATGATGGTCGCGCGGGTCGTCTGGCCGAAGGGGGTCCGGCAGTTCGTCGAGACGGGCAAGCTCGCGAGGGACTGGGGAATCCCGACCCACTTTCTCCTGGTCGGCCCCATGGAGCCGGAGAGCCCCGATGCAGTGCCACCGGAATACCTGGAACAGAATGCCGGGAACAACCTGACGCACGTGGGCTTCCGCAGTGACGTGCGCGAGCTGATCGCGCTCGCCGACATCGTCACCCTACCGTCGTTCTACCGCGAGGGATGTCCACTCGTGCTCATCGAGGGCCTGGCCATGGGGAAACCCATCGTCACGACAGACCATGTCGGGTGCCGCCAGGTCGTCGAGGAGGGTGAGAACGGCTTCCTCGTCCCCATTGAGGACACCGACAAGTTCTCTACGGCGGTTCGGACGCTCGCTTTCGATCCGTTCCTGCGCCGCAACCAGGGGATCCGATCCAGAGAGAAAGCTCGGCGGGAGTTTGCAGACGAACTCGTGATGACTCAGGTCATGACGCAGCTCTACGGCCTGGCTCCGCGACAGGCGGCTGCCAGCGGCCACTCGGCCTGA
- a CDS encoding CDP-alcohol phosphatidyltransferase family protein — MSHPSVAEIRAANASLKDHGFFLRTIRPLGPYCAWVGLRLGLRPIQLNFFNFALALFCCGLLALGPASARVPAAILLLIWQTLDVTDGTMARTLGIRSNYGGFVDHLAGIFLIAFFCISVGLGLYLHPEGSVTAALESANIRFDYDPAYSLILGAYSSVAAILMRLTQRIVQVRFGTDPVTEDVAPDGSIISRGLGLVRDLENIGGYFLIVFFAAVLLGKLEWFILFYFLVYAAMLAGATAQVFRSLRERHDYL; from the coding sequence ATGAGCCATCCGTCGGTCGCGGAGATCCGCGCGGCGAACGCGAGCCTCAAGGACCACGGGTTCTTCCTCCGCACGATTCGGCCGTTGGGGCCGTACTGTGCGTGGGTGGGTCTCCGCCTCGGGCTCCGGCCCATCCAGCTCAACTTCTTCAACTTCGCCCTGGCCTTGTTCTGCTGCGGGCTGCTGGCGCTCGGGCCCGCGAGTGCGCGCGTACCTGCCGCCATTCTTCTTCTTATCTGGCAGACGTTGGACGTGACCGACGGAACCATGGCGCGAACCCTCGGCATTCGGAGCAACTACGGCGGCTTCGTCGACCACCTCGCAGGCATTTTCCTGATCGCATTCTTCTGCATCAGTGTCGGGCTGGGGCTCTATCTCCATCCGGAAGGCTCCGTCACCGCGGCGCTCGAGTCTGCGAACATCCGGTTCGACTATGATCCGGCCTACTCCTTGATCTTGGGCGCGTACAGCTCGGTCGCCGCGATCCTCATGCGGCTGACGCAACGAATCGTACAAGTGCGGTTCGGGACGGATCCCGTCACGGAGGACGTCGCGCCCGACGGCTCGATCATTTCTCGAGGTCTCGGCCTTGTCCGCGACCTCGAGAACATCGGGGGCTACTTCCTCATCGTCTTCTTCGCCGCCGTGCTCCTCGGGAAGCTCGAGTGGTTCATTCTCTTCTACTTTCTGGTCTATGCCGCGATGCTTGCCGGAGCCACGGCACAGGTCTTCCGCAGCCTCCGTGAACGTCATGACTATCTCTAG
- a CDS encoding pyruvate kinase produces MKRDFDIIATISSRILNENVLPELIQEGATIARLNGAHCSIETLKPMIADIRRIAGRNIKIMIDLPGRKVRTRDLVDPIVLRQKGKFHLYSHQVNYAPFLQMLQKGQEILANDGLFRFEVAEKLPDRVTFISHSEGVLENNKGLHVINGTANVPALLEQDHAIIDLAKKTDVDLLALSFVHTADDVRGCLECLEGSSVGLVTKVETQLAVENLSEILDVSDPILIDRGDLAAEVGVQNVPLVQDHIIREALMRDRGILLATQFLHTMVKQPTPLIAEVNDIHASIRKNVQGLQLSEETAIGRYPVECVKIMRGIYEKCSRTEPRAISAAQ; encoded by the coding sequence ATGAAGAGAGATTTCGACATCATTGCGACGATTAGCAGCAGGATACTGAACGAGAACGTCCTACCGGAGCTCATCCAAGAGGGCGCCACGATCGCTCGCCTGAACGGTGCGCACTGCTCAATCGAAACCCTGAAGCCCATGATCGCGGACATCCGCCGAATCGCGGGCCGGAACATCAAGATCATGATCGATCTACCGGGACGGAAGGTTCGTACCCGCGATCTGGTCGATCCGATCGTCCTTCGACAGAAGGGCAAGTTCCACCTCTACTCCCACCAGGTGAACTACGCCCCGTTCCTGCAGATGTTGCAGAAGGGCCAGGAGATCCTGGCCAACGACGGACTCTTCCGGTTCGAGGTCGCCGAAAAGCTGCCGGACCGGGTCACGTTCATCTCGCACAGCGAGGGAGTGCTCGAGAACAACAAGGGGCTCCACGTCATCAACGGGACGGCCAACGTTCCGGCCTTGCTGGAGCAGGACCACGCGATCATCGATCTCGCAAAGAAGACTGATGTCGACCTCCTCGCCTTGTCCTTCGTCCATACCGCCGATGATGTGCGAGGCTGCCTCGAGTGCTTGGAGGGCTCCTCGGTCGGACTCGTAACGAAGGTCGAGACCCAGTTGGCCGTCGAGAACCTGTCCGAGATCCTCGACGTGTCGGATCCGATCTTGATCGACCGAGGGGACCTGGCCGCCGAGGTCGGGGTTCAGAACGTCCCACTGGTTCAGGACCACATCATTCGCGAGGCGCTCATGCGCGACCGTGGAATCCTCCTGGCGACGCAGTTCCTCCACACGATGGTGAAACAGCCGACGCCGCTGATCGCCGAGGTGAACGACATCCACGCCTCGATTCGGAAGAACGTGCAAGGCCTGCAGCTCTCCGAAGAAACGGCGATCGGCCGCTATCCGGTGGAGTGCGTCAAGATCATGCGCGGCATCTACGAGAAGTGCTCGCGCACCGAGCCGAGAGCCATCAGCGCCGCGCAATGA